In one window of Methanoculleus chikugoensis DNA:
- a CDS encoding histone deacetylase family protein, with amino-acid sequence MPCSIVTGDLFAGHDAPGHPECQARLDAALAGVPAGARRIAPERATPEDLARVHTGRHIEGIRSFCRECPPGRARYLDPDTYVTSCSFDAALYAAGAAWQAVERALSGEHSFALVRPPGHHATPDRAMGFCLFNNAAVATAKALREVDRVAIVDWDLHHGNGTQAIFYGSDQVLFCSVHQAGIFPGTGWPEERGAGPGVGYTVNAPLEGGSTGADYALVFREVFVPALRRFDPDVVVVSAGQDALFDDPLGSIHLRPEGFGALTGMLVDATPASLALVLEGGYGRSHAGAIGAIVAALDGARFSPAGGGEKASTRHLVEAYASRRDAVPL; translated from the coding sequence ATGCCCTGCTCGATCGTGACGGGGGATCTCTTTGCCGGCCACGACGCGCCCGGCCATCCCGAGTGCCAGGCACGTCTCGATGCGGCTCTCGCCGGGGTGCCGGCCGGCGCACGCCGCATAGCCCCGGAGCGGGCGACACCTGAGGACCTCGCACGGGTGCACACCGGGCGGCATATCGAAGGGATCCGCTCGTTCTGCCGGGAGTGCCCCCCGGGCCGGGCCCGTTACCTCGACCCGGACACCTACGTCACCTCCTGTTCCTTCGACGCGGCCCTCTATGCTGCCGGAGCCGCATGGCAGGCGGTGGAGCGGGCGCTTTCGGGCGAGCACTCTTTCGCTCTCGTCCGCCCGCCGGGGCACCATGCAACGCCCGACCGGGCGATGGGGTTCTGCCTCTTCAACAACGCCGCCGTCGCGACGGCGAAAGCGCTCCGCGAGGTCGACCGGGTGGCGATCGTGGACTGGGACCTGCACCACGGGAACGGCACGCAGGCGATCTTTTATGGGAGCGACCAGGTGCTCTTCTGCTCGGTTCACCAGGCGGGGATCTTCCCTGGTACCGGGTGGCCGGAGGAGCGGGGTGCCGGTCCGGGTGTCGGGTATACCGTCAATGCGCCCCTCGAAGGGGGTTCAACCGGCGCCGACTACGCACTGGTCTTTCGCGAGGTCTTCGTCCCGGCGCTCCGGCGGTTCGACCCGGACGTCGTGGTGGTCTCGGCAGGCCAGGACGCACTCTTCGACGACCCGCTCGGCTCGATACACCTCCGGCCGGAAGGCTTCGGGGCACTGACCGGGATGCTCGTGGACGCGACCCCTGCATCTCTCGCCCTCGTGCTCGAAGGGGGTTACGGCCGGTCGCATGCGGGAGCGATCGGAGCGATCGTCGCCGCCCTCGACGGAGCCCGCTTCAGTCCCGCCGGCGGCGGGGAAAAGGCAAGCACCCGTCACCTCGTGGAGGCGTATGCCAGTCGCCGGGATGCCGTCCCGCTCTGA
- a CDS encoding V-type ATP synthase subunit C, whose translation MPPLGVTSPSCIYACTRFRVRRTTLLPREEYLRIMQMSLPEIVTHLSKQEEYRQNILDLVHDFSGAQLIEAAVNRNLAQSFRHAMAIAPGDLHTLAGEYLNRWDIANVMAILRGTIHDIPRRRIRDLLVPAGELDSPLLDRLLNFTNCGEAIEALQGWRLYPVLADYYRICGETGAFARIEDDLYRQYYAGLLGLAAIGCSGCQELNAYLRFEIDITNMRNLLRLHCTEEACDIATIDRTMIPGGRIPITLFQRLYGIETEGEFVSIFLDTDIVPVLTQAVRELRQDPNFASVDAAELVWQRWHRRRRPVHEIEMAVTRVRLHHLEALSRRHPFSVLPVLAYLERKKYEVANLRAIARGKAFDLAPERIWQYIVL comes from the coding sequence ATGCCCCCGCTGGGCGTGACCTCCCCCTCATGCATCTACGCCTGCACCCGGTTCCGGGTAAGGAGGACGACGCTCCTTCCCCGTGAAGAGTACCTGCGGATCATGCAGATGAGCTTACCGGAGATCGTCACTCATCTCAGCAAGCAGGAAGAGTACCGGCAGAACATCCTGGATCTCGTGCACGACTTTTCCGGCGCCCAGCTCATCGAGGCGGCGGTAAACCGCAACCTGGCGCAGTCGTTCCGGCACGCCATGGCGATCGCTCCCGGCGACCTGCATACCCTGGCCGGGGAATACCTCAACCGGTGGGACATCGCAAACGTCATGGCGATCCTGCGGGGCACGATTCACGACATACCCCGGCGCCGGATCCGCGACCTCCTCGTCCCGGCGGGGGAACTCGACAGTCCGCTCCTCGACCGCCTCCTCAACTTCACAAACTGCGGCGAGGCCATCGAGGCGCTCCAGGGCTGGCGGCTCTATCCGGTTCTTGCGGATTACTATCGGATCTGCGGTGAGACGGGCGCATTTGCCCGGATCGAGGACGACCTTTACCGGCAATACTATGCCGGCCTGCTCGGTCTTGCCGCAATCGGGTGCAGCGGGTGCCAGGAGTTGAACGCCTACCTCCGGTTCGAGATCGACATCACCAACATGAGAAACCTCCTCCGGCTCCACTGCACGGAAGAGGCATGCGATATCGCGACCATCGACCGGACAATGATCCCCGGCGGCCGTATCCCCATCACCCTCTTCCAAAGGCTCTACGGCATTGAGACGGAAGGGGAGTTCGTCAGTATCTTCCTCGATACCGACATCGTCCCGGTTCTCACCCAGGCGGTGCGCGAACTCCGCCAGGATCCGAACTTCGCGAGTGTTGACGCCGCAGAACTGGTCTGGCAGCGATGGCACCGGCGCAGGAGGCCCGTTCACGAGATCGAGATGGCAGTCACCCGCGTCAGGCTCCACCACCTGGAGGCCCTCTCCCGGCGGCACCCGTTCTCGGTTCTGCCGGTGCTTGCCTACCTTGAGCGGAAGAAGTACGAGGTCGCGAAT
- a CDS encoding GyrI-like domain-containing protein, which produces MSIRTRAKVEDLPMLIGGGYGRMADYLKELGEHLSDVPYVAYHNMDMQNLDVEMGFPVPKVLPEKGDIRSGSIPEGKFVFCMYRGAYRDMAPTYEEMAGWIEKNGLQPVGTVYEHYYNGPEYPESELLTMIVMPVLQASNIPHPVLRRRPTPHPVAPGC; this is translated from the coding sequence TTGTCGATCCGCACCCGGGCAAAGGTCGAAGATCTGCCGATGCTGATTGGCGGGGGTTACGGCAGAATGGCCGATTACCTGAAGGAACTCGGAGAACATCTCTCAGACGTCCCGTATGTGGCATATCACAACATGGATATGCAGAACCTCGATGTAGAGATGGGATTTCCCGTACCGAAGGTGCTGCCGGAGAAAGGAGACATTCGATCGGGCTCCATCCCGGAAGGCAAATTCGTCTTCTGCATGTACCGCGGCGCATATCGAGATATGGCGCCGACGTACGAGGAGATGGCGGGCTGGATAGAGAAGAACGGGCTCCAGCCCGTCGGCACCGTCTACGAGCACTATTACAACGGGCCGGAGTACCCGGAGAGCGAACTGTTGACGATGATCGTCATGCCGGTGCTGCAAGCCTCAAACATCCCCCATCCAGTTCTCCGAAGGAGGCCGACACCTCATCCGGTCGCCCCGGGCTGCTAG
- a CDS encoding ABC transporter ATP-binding protein — MSPETGRETALSLRGVSYTYPGSETPALNGISLAIAKGEIVFVTGPTGAGKTTLCLAASGILHHEYGGTLEGAVTILGRNVRDYRNMGEIGRNVGVVFDDAEAQLIFTTVEEEVASGLENLGIPREEMQQRLRAVMEATGIAGLAERAPHTLSGGQKQRVAIAATIALGTKILILDEPTAELDAEATAAVSALLRRLSGEGTTVLIVEQKIGELAAIADRMVVVEDGAIAKIGSPAEMMQEPVREHPPAGNVRLPAPAAASPGVPVISVRGLVHRYDGVAAIRGLDLEIASGEIVAVAGDNGSGKTTLVKHFNGLLRPTEGSVTVDGLDAGIVPIAQLARHVGLVFQNPDTMLFAETVADEVAFGLRNIDPGASEEPVDAALREVGLLHRKTAYPRSLSRGERQRLAIACVIAMRPKVIVLDEPTTGLDARESERIMGILARLRQDGHTIVMVTHDMRLGAEYADRIVRMEQGRVIRDSRTYEEEPCLKSCSTSSGRAPFTASTRSPN, encoded by the coding sequence ATGAGTCCTGAGACCGGACGGGAGACCGCCCTTTCCCTTCGGGGGGTCTCCTACACCTACCCCGGGTCGGAGACGCCGGCGCTCAACGGGATCAGCCTCGCTATCGCGAAAGGGGAGATCGTCTTCGTCACCGGCCCTACCGGGGCGGGCAAGACGACGCTCTGTCTTGCGGCGTCCGGCATCCTCCACCACGAGTACGGCGGCACACTGGAGGGGGCAGTCACCATCCTCGGCAGAAACGTCCGGGACTACCGGAACATGGGCGAGATCGGGAGAAACGTCGGCGTGGTCTTCGACGACGCCGAAGCCCAGCTCATCTTCACGACCGTCGAGGAGGAGGTTGCTTCCGGGCTTGAGAATCTCGGAATCCCCCGGGAGGAGATGCAGCAGAGGCTCCGCGCGGTGATGGAAGCGACCGGGATCGCCGGTCTCGCGGAGCGTGCCCCGCACACCCTCTCCGGGGGGCAGAAACAGCGGGTCGCCATCGCCGCAACCATCGCGCTCGGCACGAAGATCCTGATCCTCGACGAACCCACCGCCGAACTGGACGCGGAGGCGACCGCTGCGGTATCCGCTCTCCTCCGGAGGCTCTCCGGCGAGGGCACCACCGTGCTCATCGTCGAGCAGAAGATCGGCGAGCTCGCCGCCATCGCGGACAGGATGGTCGTCGTCGAAGACGGAGCGATCGCGAAGATCGGGTCTCCCGCCGAGATGATGCAGGAGCCCGTCCGGGAGCACCCGCCGGCCGGCAACGTCCGGCTTCCCGCACCGGCGGCAGCCTCCCCGGGAGTCCCCGTCATATCTGTTCGGGGGCTTGTCCACCGCTACGACGGGGTCGCGGCCATCAGGGGTCTCGATCTTGAGATTGCTTCCGGTGAGATCGTGGCTGTCGCCGGGGATAACGGGTCCGGGAAGACGACGCTCGTCAAGCACTTCAACGGGCTGCTCCGTCCGACCGAAGGCAGCGTCACCGTCGACGGACTCGACGCCGGAATCGTCCCGATAGCACAACTCGCGCGTCACGTGGGCCTTGTCTTCCAGAATCCGGACACCATGCTCTTTGCCGAGACGGTGGCGGACGAGGTGGCGTTCGGTCTCAGAAACATCGACCCCGGCGCTTCTGAGGAGCCTGTCGACGCGGCGCTCCGCGAGGTGGGTCTCCTCCACCGGAAGACGGCCTACCCGCGGTCGCTCTCGCGGGGCGAACGGCAGCGCCTGGCGATCGCCTGCGTCATCGCCATGAGGCCGAAGGTCATCGTGCTCGACGAGCCCACGACCGGGCTCGACGCCCGTGAGTCGGAGAGGATCATGGGAATCCTCGCCCGCCTGCGGCAGGACGGCCACACAATCGTCATGGTGACGCATGATATGCGTCTCGGAGCGGAGTATGCGGATCGCATCGTCAGGATGGAGCAGGGAAGAGTCATCCGCGACAGCAGAACCTATGAGGAAGAACCATGTCTGAAATCATGCAGTACGTCATCCGGGAGAGCGCCTTTCACCGCCTCCACCCGCTCAC